From Halobacillus sp. Marseille-Q1614, the proteins below share one genomic window:
- the kynB gene encoding arylformamidase: MKWIDISMTLNSGTPPWPGDEPFQYKLTWGMEDTGSVNVGQFQASNHIGTHVDAPFHYDNDGEKAAALPLDRFAGNALVLNMEGKDVITADDLEPFDFNGVEKLLFRTLSWKDRKQFPPSYTVIGEDTGLFLKEKGIHLIGVDTPSVDPETSKELPGHHSLYAADIFILEGLVLDHVAPGVYELTAFPLKMEEADGSPVRAVLKQS; encoded by the coding sequence ATGAAGTGGATCGATATTTCTATGACTCTTAACAGCGGCACTCCCCCCTGGCCTGGCGATGAACCTTTTCAATATAAATTAACTTGGGGTATGGAAGATACAGGCTCCGTGAATGTCGGCCAGTTTCAAGCGAGCAACCATATAGGCACACACGTGGATGCCCCTTTTCATTATGATAATGATGGAGAAAAAGCGGCCGCCCTCCCGCTTGACCGGTTTGCCGGAAACGCACTTGTGCTCAATATGGAAGGTAAAGATGTAATCACTGCCGATGATCTTGAGCCGTTTGATTTTAACGGTGTCGAAAAGTTGTTATTTCGAACATTAAGCTGGAAAGACCGCAAGCAGTTCCCCCCATCCTATACAGTGATTGGTGAAGACACCGGTCTTTTCTTAAAGGAAAAAGGGATTCACCTTATTGGAGTGGATACTCCATCGGTAGATCCAGAAACAAGTAAAGAGCTGCCGGGACACCACAGCTTATACGCAGCTGATATTTTCATTCTTGAAGGATTGGTGCTTGATCATGTAGCTCCGGGAGTCTATGAGCTGACTGCCTTTCCTTTAAAAATGGAAGAAGCGGACGGGAGTCCTGTAAGAGCCGTTCTTAAACAAAGCTAA
- a CDS encoding IS3 family transposase, with the protein MPISKAQTALVFELKKEGFKLKDALRRVDIPEATYHYQRKQFKKEDPNKEWKEMITNLFHKHNGTYGYRRISFELRNQGYIINHKKVQRIMSTLGLICEKSTRKSRYKSYKGTVGKVAHNRLKRRFHTPIRLDTIQTEAEYRTTIHSDQGWHYQHNTWVKTLKKHQIFQSMSRKANCADNAAMENFFGILKQEMYYGEELVSYEALKRKLEVYVDYYNHERVKAKLAGLSPIQYRTQTSQSAA; encoded by the coding sequence ATGCCTATCTCGAAAGCACAAACAGCGCTGGTATTCGAACTCAAAAAAGAAGGATTCAAATTAAAAGATGCCTTACGAAGAGTGGACATTCCTGAAGCCACTTATCATTACCAGAGAAAGCAGTTCAAGAAGGAAGATCCGAATAAAGAGTGGAAAGAAATGATTACGAACCTCTTCCATAAGCACAACGGAACCTATGGCTATCGCCGCATTTCCTTCGAACTTAGAAACCAGGGGTATATCATCAACCATAAAAAAGTTCAACGGATCATGAGTACGCTCGGATTGATATGTGAAAAATCCACCCGTAAATCCCGGTATAAATCGTACAAAGGTACGGTCGGGAAAGTGGCTCATAATCGATTAAAACGCAGGTTCCATACGCCCATTCGGCTGGATACCATTCAAACGGAAGCCGAATACCGGACAACCATCCACTCCGATCAAGGCTGGCATTATCAACACAACACGTGGGTGAAAACATTAAAGAAACATCAAATCTTTCAAAGTATGTCCAGGAAAGCAAACTGCGCAGATAATGCGGCCATGGAGAATTTTTTCGGGATCCTCAAACAAGAAATGTATTACGGAGAAGAACTGGTTTCTTATGAAGCGCTTAAAAGAAAGCTCGAGGTCTACGTGGACTACTATAATCATGAACGCGTAAAAGCAAAATTGGCTGGTTTAAGTCCCATACAATACCGAACTCAAACCAGCCAATCAGCTGCATAA
- a CDS encoding circularly permuted type 2 ATP-grasp protein, giving the protein MLKNYQTGSFFDEMMNQEGKPKNHYESFYKLIADTSEDELREKHETAQLSFLRQGITFTVYSDEGGTERTMPFDFVPIIIPEEQWKTIEKGMEQRMKALNCFLDDIYKDQEIVKDGIIPEELIRDNPYYYEKQVSGLEIPLNNHIFLAGIDLIRDEHGEYRVLEDNLRNPSGMSYVFQNRYVMRQVYPELFFQHSVQSLEIQFKELHGALLSHAPDHTNSPQPCAVLLTPGMYNSAYYDHVFLAQQMGIELVEGRDLVVKDDIVYMKTIRGLKRVDIIYRRIDDDFLDPEAFRPDSALGVSGLLRAYRKGNVAILNGIGNGVADDKAMYAYVPQMIQYYLNEDPIIKNVDTYFLRDPEQLEYVIENLEKLVVKNVGASGGYDMLIGPHSTEEERSMFRRKIIETPNQYIAQPTIKLSRAPAFQKGEFYPCHVDLRVFVMNGEKTHVLPGGLSRVALKKGSLVVNSSQGGGGKDTWVLTEGGNGHA; this is encoded by the coding sequence ATGTTGAAAAATTATCAAACAGGGTCTTTTTTCGATGAAATGATGAATCAAGAGGGTAAGCCGAAAAATCATTATGAGTCTTTTTATAAGTTAATTGCCGATACTTCTGAAGATGAGTTAAGAGAAAAACATGAGACTGCGCAGCTAAGCTTTTTGAGGCAGGGGATAACGTTTACGGTTTACAGTGACGAAGGTGGAACGGAACGAACGATGCCTTTTGATTTCGTGCCGATTATCATTCCGGAAGAACAGTGGAAGACGATTGAAAAAGGCATGGAACAAAGAATGAAAGCTTTAAACTGCTTTTTGGATGATATTTATAAAGATCAAGAGATTGTGAAGGATGGAATTATCCCTGAAGAACTCATTAGGGACAACCCTTATTATTACGAAAAACAGGTGTCCGGATTAGAAATCCCATTGAATAATCATATTTTCTTAGCGGGTATTGATCTGATTCGGGATGAGCATGGAGAATATCGTGTCCTCGAAGATAACTTACGCAACCCATCCGGCATGTCGTACGTTTTTCAAAATCGCTATGTTATGAGACAAGTTTATCCTGAACTGTTCTTCCAGCATTCGGTTCAGTCATTAGAAATTCAATTTAAAGAGCTTCATGGTGCATTGCTCAGTCATGCTCCCGACCATACGAACTCCCCACAGCCTTGTGCAGTCCTGCTGACGCCGGGAATGTACAATTCGGCTTATTATGACCACGTGTTTTTAGCTCAGCAGATGGGCATAGAATTAGTAGAAGGACGAGATCTGGTTGTTAAAGATGATATCGTTTACATGAAAACGATACGTGGATTAAAACGCGTCGATATTATATACCGCCGGATCGATGATGACTTTTTAGACCCGGAAGCTTTCCGTCCGGATTCGGCTTTAGGAGTATCGGGACTTTTGCGGGCTTATCGTAAAGGGAATGTAGCAATATTAAACGGAATTGGGAATGGAGTGGCCGATGATAAGGCGATGTACGCTTACGTTCCACAAATGATTCAGTACTACTTGAACGAAGATCCGATTATTAAAAATGTAGATACTTACTTTCTTCGCGACCCCGAACAGTTAGAATATGTAATTGAAAATCTCGAAAAGCTTGTCGTTAAGAATGTGGGAGCTTCGGGGGGCTACGATATGCTGATTGGTCCGCACTCTACGGAGGAGGAGCGAAGCATGTTCCGCAGAAAGATCATCGAGACGCCAAATCAGTATATTGCCCAGCCGACGATTAAATTGTCTAGAGCCCCTGCCTTTCAAAAAGGAGAATTCTATCCTTGTCACGTGGATTTACGTGTTTTCGTTATGAATGGTGAGAAAACGCATGTCCTTCCTGGCGGACTATCGCGGGTAGCTCTGAAAAAAGGTTCTCTAGTTGTTAATTCTTCCCAAGGCGGCGGAGGAAAAGATACATGGGTCCTAACAGAAGGGGGAAATGGCCATGCTTAG
- a CDS encoding NADP-dependent oxidoreductase, whose protein sequence is MKAIVIEQYGGSDQLKEKDMPIPEIEESQVLVELYATSINPIDWKLREGYLQEKLDFEFPIILGWDAAGIVKKTGSKVSKFKEGDRVFSRPELSRLGTYAEYAAIDEHVLTHLPEEISYEQAAAVPLAGLTARQCLVDAAGIEEGDKVLVHAGSGGVGHYAIQIAKSFGAYVAATASGKNQDWVEKLGVDRFINYKEENFEEVLDDFDIVLDTLGGDIQEKSYKVLREGGRMVSIVQPPEQETADKHGVKGEFVWLEPDGEKLAQLANLMIKGELTSKIENTYPLSEEGLRKAHEVSESHHAAGKIVIKIKG, encoded by the coding sequence ATGAAAGCCATTGTTATAGAGCAGTATGGAGGATCGGATCAGTTGAAAGAAAAGGACATGCCGATTCCTGAAATAGAAGAAAGCCAGGTGCTGGTGGAGTTATATGCAACTTCCATTAACCCAATCGACTGGAAATTAAGAGAAGGATATTTACAGGAAAAGTTAGATTTTGAATTTCCGATTATATTAGGCTGGGATGCCGCAGGGATTGTGAAAAAGACCGGCTCGAAAGTCAGCAAATTTAAAGAAGGAGACCGTGTCTTCTCCCGTCCTGAACTATCTCGACTTGGGACTTATGCCGAGTATGCCGCGATTGACGAGCATGTACTGACACATCTTCCGGAGGAAATCTCCTATGAACAGGCTGCTGCTGTGCCTTTGGCCGGTCTGACAGCCCGTCAGTGTTTAGTAGACGCTGCCGGCATAGAAGAAGGGGATAAAGTTCTCGTTCACGCCGGTTCAGGCGGAGTAGGGCATTATGCGATTCAAATCGCTAAATCGTTTGGAGCTTACGTTGCGGCCACGGCCAGCGGAAAGAATCAGGACTGGGTCGAAAAATTAGGTGTCGATCGATTTATCAATTATAAAGAAGAAAATTTTGAAGAAGTATTAGATGACTTCGACATTGTTCTTGATACGCTTGGCGGAGATATTCAGGAAAAAAGCTATAAGGTTCTAAGAGAAGGAGGACGAATGGTTTCAATCGTTCAGCCTCCTGAACAGGAAACGGCTGATAAGCACGGGGTGAAAGGTGAGTTTGTCTGGCTCGAACCAGATGGAGAAAAACTGGCCCAGCTGGCAAATCTAATGATCAAAGGTGAATTAACTTCTAAGATTGAAAACACCTATCCATTAAGTGAAGAAGGCTTGCGAAAAGCCCATGAAGTCAGTGAAAGCCACCATGCAGCCGGTAAAATTGTCATAAAGATAAAAGGGTAA
- a CDS encoding alpha-E domain-containing protein yields MLSRVADSLYWMSRNIERSENNARILSAQMIHMLEASDQNVLDRDWEEILEICASKQDYYNHYVRLNRDTILQYLTLSPMNNNALQNTVNFARENARATRDIIPDELWQMINRFYLEKQSQVDQPFTPPVIQSHLKDVITMSMTCQGIIESTMTRGTPYAFIKIGKWIERAEKTARILNVICEKTLREKNSTDSQSYYYWLTALQIVNGYDSFIKDHPPTMNPQEVLTFLIEEEKFPRSIRYCVDHILETIHNLEAGKRSHYSEDLFQLLTDIKAEINDTDISGMSMEELMVFLDRFQDNCHQLSRVFSMTYYLVNPVRATQS; encoded by the coding sequence ATGCTTAGCCGGGTAGCCGACTCATTATACTGGATGTCGAGAAATATTGAGCGTTCAGAAAACAATGCTAGAATCTTAAGCGCCCAGATGATTCATATGCTTGAGGCTTCCGATCAGAATGTATTGGACCGGGACTGGGAAGAGATTCTTGAAATCTGTGCTTCCAAACAGGATTATTATAATCATTACGTACGTCTGAACAGGGATACGATCCTTCAGTATCTTACGTTAAGCCCGATGAATAACAATGCCCTGCAGAATACGGTTAACTTTGCCAGGGAAAACGCCCGCGCCACCCGTGATATTATTCCGGACGAATTATGGCAGATGATTAACCGTTTTTATTTGGAGAAGCAGAGCCAGGTCGATCAGCCGTTTACTCCTCCTGTTATTCAGAGCCACTTAAAAGATGTCATCACTATGTCGATGACGTGTCAGGGAATTATCGAATCTACCATGACACGCGGCACCCCTTATGCTTTTATTAAGATCGGTAAATGGATAGAGCGTGCAGAGAAAACGGCACGCATTTTAAACGTTATTTGTGAAAAAACTCTGCGGGAGAAGAATAGTACAGACTCTCAATCGTATTATTACTGGCTGACGGCTTTGCAAATTGTCAATGGCTACGATTCATTTATAAAAGACCACCCGCCGACAATGAACCCGCAGGAAGTTCTGACTTTTCTTATTGAAGAAGAAAAATTTCCTCGTTCTATTCGCTATTGTGTAGATCATATTTTAGAAACAATTCATAATCTAGAAGCAGGCAAGAGGTCTCATTATTCAGAGGACTTATTCCAGCTGTTAACGGACATTAAGGCAGAAATTAACGATACAGATATTTCAGGTATGTCGATGGAAGAGCTAATGGTCTTTCTTGATAGATTCCAGGACAATTGCCACCAGCTCAGCCGTGTCTTCTCGATGACCTATTATTTAGTCAATCCTGTACGTGCTACTCAATCGTAG
- the recQ gene encoding DNA helicase RecQ, whose protein sequence is MIEQAQQILQDYYGYPSFRPGQEEVIQNVFEQKNTLAVMPTGGGKSLCYQIPALTLKGTAVIISPLISLMKDQVDALISYGIAATYINSSLSFEEQQQRMIDIEKGRYKFVYVAPERFDSGGFLSTLKRINLSLVAFDEAHCISQWGHDFRPSYRSIVPTLYKIPNLPVVMGLTATATKEVIADIQKLIGVSDQSVVNTGFARDNLSFRIIKGRDKREFLLEYLKQRPNDAGIIYTSTRKDADFLQNFLEKKGYSIGKYHAGMSEQQRQKSQSQFVQDEITTIVATNAFGMGIDKSNVRYVVHYSMPMNLEAYYQEAGRAGRDGENGDCVLLFSGQDIHLQRFLIDQSMMDDEKKQDEYGKLQSMVNYCHTHMCLQEYILDYFKDPYHYEACGKCSNCLHEGEDEDMTREAQMVLSCVKRMGEKFGSGLTAKVLRGSSDQRVKQFRFHMLSTYGILSHYTEKQLTQFISFLTAEGLLSPGQGRYPTLQLTEESVAVLKGEREVRMLVESTTSHQETDYNEAQFEELRNLRKQIAEENNLPPYVIFSDATLKEFTIYLPKNREEMLNIKGVGEQKFEQYGESFLEILIPWAEEAGDRPSPQSQPVFKKRPSKDTGEGPSHEISFKLWKEDELTIEEIADKREMSVQTIEKHIFRCMKEGADVDWDEWFSPDQEEAVLMARSKMDEKRLKPLKEALPEDYTYRMVKAVLVKHGYME, encoded by the coding sequence ATGATAGAACAAGCTCAGCAAATACTTCAGGATTATTATGGATACCCTTCTTTCCGTCCTGGACAGGAAGAGGTTATTCAGAACGTCTTTGAGCAGAAAAACACTCTGGCCGTTATGCCTACAGGTGGCGGGAAATCGTTATGTTATCAGATCCCCGCATTAACTCTTAAAGGCACGGCTGTTATAATTTCTCCTTTAATATCTTTAATGAAAGACCAGGTGGATGCTCTTATTTCCTATGGCATCGCTGCCACTTATATTAACAGCTCCCTGTCGTTTGAAGAACAGCAGCAGCGAATGATCGATATTGAAAAGGGCCGCTATAAGTTTGTTTATGTAGCTCCTGAACGGTTTGATTCAGGCGGGTTCCTTTCTACACTAAAACGAATCAATCTTTCCCTGGTCGCTTTTGACGAGGCTCACTGTATTTCCCAGTGGGGACACGATTTCAGGCCCAGCTACCGGTCAATCGTCCCTACCCTTTATAAGATTCCCAACCTCCCTGTAGTGATGGGATTAACAGCAACAGCTACTAAAGAGGTCATTGCCGACATTCAGAAGTTAATCGGCGTATCCGATCAATCTGTCGTTAATACCGGCTTTGCACGAGATAATCTTTCGTTTCGCATTATAAAAGGCCGGGACAAGCGTGAATTTTTACTGGAATATTTAAAACAGCGGCCGAATGATGCCGGCATTATTTATACATCCACACGTAAAGATGCCGATTTCCTGCAGAACTTTCTAGAGAAAAAGGGATATTCGATTGGCAAGTATCACGCAGGCATGAGTGAGCAGCAGAGGCAAAAATCCCAAAGCCAGTTTGTTCAAGATGAAATTACGACAATTGTAGCCACCAATGCATTTGGGATGGGAATCGATAAATCAAACGTACGCTATGTGGTTCACTACTCAATGCCGATGAATTTAGAAGCCTATTACCAGGAAGCCGGCCGTGCCGGCCGTGATGGTGAAAACGGAGACTGTGTTTTATTATTTTCCGGCCAGGATATTCACCTTCAGCGCTTCTTAATTGATCAATCGATGATGGATGATGAAAAGAAACAGGACGAGTACGGAAAACTCCAATCAATGGTAAATTACTGTCACACCCATATGTGCCTGCAGGAATACATTCTTGATTACTTTAAGGATCCTTATCACTACGAAGCCTGCGGAAAGTGCTCCAACTGTTTACATGAAGGCGAAGATGAAGATATGACCCGGGAAGCGCAAATGGTGTTGTCATGCGTGAAGCGAATGGGCGAGAAATTCGGGTCAGGACTAACCGCTAAAGTTCTGCGCGGATCGTCTGACCAGCGCGTGAAACAGTTTAGATTTCACATGCTTTCTACTTACGGTATTTTATCCCACTACACGGAAAAGCAGCTGACCCAGTTCATCAGCTTCCTTACTGCAGAAGGGCTTTTGAGTCCTGGCCAGGGACGCTATCCGACTTTACAGCTGACCGAGGAATCGGTTGCCGTTTTAAAAGGAGAACGAGAGGTGCGCATGCTTGTTGAATCGACGACTTCTCATCAGGAAACGGATTATAATGAGGCGCAATTTGAAGAGCTTCGAAACTTAAGAAAACAAATTGCCGAAGAAAACAACCTGCCCCCTTACGTCATTTTCTCCGATGCCACTTTAAAGGAATTTACCATTTACCTGCCGAAAAATCGTGAAGAAATGCTTAACATTAAAGGGGTCGGGGAACAAAAGTTTGAACAGTATGGAGAAAGCTTTCTCGAAATACTGATTCCATGGGCCGAAGAAGCTGGAGACCGCCCCTCCCCTCAATCGCAGCCTGTCTTTAAAAAGAGGCCATCTAAAGACACGGGTGAAGGTCCAAGTCATGAGATTTCCTTTAAGCTTTGGAAAGAGGACGAATTAACGATTGAGGAAATTGCTGATAAGAGAGAGATGAGTGTCCAAACGATTGAGAAACACATCTTTCGCTGCATGAAAGAAGGTGCTGACGTCGATTGGGATGAATGGTTCTCTCCCGACCAGGAAGAAGCTGTACTAATGGCCCGTAGTAAAATGGATGAAAAAAGGCTGAAGCCATTAAAAGAAGCTTTACCCGAAGACTATACCTATCGAATGGTTAAAGCCGTATTAGTAAAACACGGATATATGGAATAA
- a CDS encoding transglutaminase family protein: protein MKYQIEHTNWFHYETLVDQSMNDIRLKPRNDECQRLLSYRTEVTPVSTTKEHTDIWGNHVESFFIAHKHNELIVKTNSVVSIQKSPLIYMLKYTDQMRRIFNSQLFNDHYLHYINESPYTFLYKEQVDEIVQAVGGEVGDPLQFALDLMGYLNGSIAYDGTATHVGTKAFESWPLKAGVCQDYAHVMLGVLRAKGIPARYVSGYLYVGEDSALVGDAATHAWVEVMVPGIGWLGLDPTNNVEALENHIRIGTGRDYADVSPLQGVYRGGGQKSDVKVSVTLLEQ, encoded by the coding sequence ATGAAGTACCAAATTGAGCACACAAACTGGTTCCACTATGAAACTCTCGTTGACCAAAGTATGAATGATATTCGACTTAAGCCGAGGAACGATGAGTGTCAGAGGCTGTTGTCGTATCGAACAGAGGTCACTCCTGTTTCTACCACAAAGGAGCATACAGACATCTGGGGAAATCACGTGGAATCATTCTTTATTGCTCACAAGCACAATGAATTAATTGTAAAGACGAATTCTGTAGTCAGCATACAGAAAAGCCCGCTGATCTATATGCTGAAGTACACGGATCAAATGCGCCGTATCTTTAACTCCCAGCTATTTAATGATCACTATCTGCATTATATAAATGAGTCGCCGTATACCTTTTTATATAAAGAACAGGTAGATGAAATTGTTCAGGCTGTTGGGGGAGAAGTGGGTGATCCCCTTCAGTTTGCCTTAGACCTTATGGGTTATTTAAATGGTTCGATTGCTTATGACGGTACTGCTACTCACGTAGGAACGAAAGCTTTTGAATCATGGCCTTTAAAAGCGGGTGTCTGCCAGGATTATGCTCATGTCATGCTTGGGGTGCTTCGGGCGAAGGGGATTCCAGCAAGGTATGTCAGCGGCTACTTATATGTAGGCGAAGACTCCGCATTAGTCGGTGATGCAGCGACTCACGCCTGGGTAGAAGTTATGGTTCCTGGTATTGGATGGCTCGGCTTAGATCCCACGAATAATGTAGAAGCGCTGGAGAATCACATTCGCATCGGCACCGGCCGGGATTATGCAGATGTCAGCCCACTTCAGGGTGTTTATAGAGGAGGCGGGCAGAAGTCTGATGTTAAGGTAAGTGTTACTCTCTTAGAACAGTAA
- the kynU gene encoding kynureninase has translation MDRHEILRLDERDKLRSFKDEFYIQEGTYYMDGNSLGLLSKRAEKAVLTSIEDWKEHGIEGWMSGKQPWYYMSEKIGEMTAPLVGAHAHEVINTGSITTNLHQLLATFYKPKGRRTKILSDALNFPSDIYAIKSQLELHGYSPENHLIQVGSEDGYTLSEDEIIQQMNDEVAVMLLPSVLYRSGQLLDMKKLTDAAHAHGIITGFDLAHSIGSLPHELHDWNVDFAVWCTYKYLNSGPGGVGGLFVHEKHLGQKPGLAGWFSSSKDKQFDMDHDLTPADTAGAFQIGTPHILSSAPLLGSLEIFNEAGIETLREKSLKLTRLLMDLIQDHLPEDTFSIANPVNDDARGGHVSLVHPQAASICKALKQEGVIPDFRSPNVIRLAPIALYVSYEDVYDTVMILKDIMEQKKYKQFKNERDIIA, from the coding sequence ATGGATAGACATGAAATCTTAAGGCTTGATGAACGAGACAAACTCCGCTCATTTAAGGATGAGTTTTATATTCAGGAAGGCACATATTATATGGATGGTAATTCGTTAGGACTGCTGTCAAAAAGAGCTGAAAAAGCTGTACTCACTTCTATTGAAGACTGGAAAGAGCATGGCATCGAAGGGTGGATGTCCGGAAAGCAGCCTTGGTATTATATGTCGGAGAAAATCGGCGAAATGACAGCCCCCTTAGTGGGAGCTCATGCTCATGAAGTAATTAATACAGGATCTATTACGACAAACCTGCATCAGCTTCTGGCTACCTTTTACAAGCCAAAAGGCAGGCGGACGAAAATATTATCGGATGCGCTCAATTTCCCATCAGATATATATGCCATCAAAAGCCAGCTTGAGCTTCACGGCTATTCACCTGAAAATCACCTTATCCAGGTTGGCAGCGAGGATGGCTATACTCTCAGTGAGGACGAGATTATTCAACAAATGAATGATGAAGTCGCCGTCATGCTGCTTCCTTCTGTTCTATATAGAAGCGGCCAGCTGTTAGATATGAAGAAGCTGACTGATGCAGCTCATGCCCACGGCATCATTACAGGGTTTGATTTAGCTCATTCGATTGGATCCCTGCCTCACGAGCTTCACGATTGGAATGTCGACTTTGCGGTATGGTGTACGTATAAATACTTAAACAGCGGACCTGGCGGTGTTGGAGGATTGTTTGTCCATGAAAAACACCTCGGCCAAAAACCGGGACTGGCCGGCTGGTTCAGCTCCAGCAAAGATAAGCAATTTGATATGGATCATGATTTAACACCAGCAGACACAGCAGGCGCCTTTCAAATCGGCACGCCGCACATATTAAGCTCTGCTCCGCTGCTTGGCTCGCTGGAAATATTTAATGAAGCAGGAATTGAAACCCTTAGGGAAAAATCGCTGAAATTAACCCGTCTTCTGATGGATCTAATCCAAGATCACCTGCCGGAAGATACGTTTTCCATTGCCAATCCGGTTAATGATGATGCACGCGGCGGCCACGTAAGCCTGGTCCACCCGCAAGCCGCGAGTATTTGTAAGGCGCTCAAACAGGAAGGCGTTATTCCTGATTTCCGTTCACCAAATGTCATAAGACTGGCGCCTATCGCTCTTTACGTTTCCTATGAAGACGTCTATGACACGGTAATGATTTTAAAAGATATTATGGAACAGAAAAAGTACAAGCAGTTTAAAAATGAACGCGACATTATAGCATAA
- a CDS encoding BCCT family transporter, producing MNKNQSSRVDWPVFIISGGALILFVIFALINITWIENFVNQTFAWSAKYFGGFWQLLMLATFLVGIWLAFSKYGKIRMGNLEKPELSLYKWLSIIMATLLAGGGVFWAAGEPMYHFLTVPPYLSHRGIEAGTAAAVNPALAQSFMHWGFLAWAILGTISAVIMMYGHYQKGMPLKPRTLLYPIFGEKLRNSWLGTLVDAFCIIAVAAGTIGPIGFLGLQASYGLQELMGIPDTFSTQFSIIFAVVLISTVSAISGLYKGIQLLSSFNVRLAIGLMVFILIVGPGGFIVNHFISSFGLYVDQFIPMSTYRGDADWLSLWTVFFWGWFIGYGPMMAILVSRISRGRTIREIIVAVSIFAPVISAFWFTILGGSGIFFELQNPGSVSEALNAAGNHAAMFAITEQFPLASIISPLFLVLTVLFVVTTSDSMSYTIAMAVIGEGNPKKWLRIFWSVIMGSIAAILLVTGDSGITQLQNFIVVTAVPVSLILLPTIWLAPRVAKQMWTEQYKK from the coding sequence ATGAATAAAAATCAAAGCAGTCGAGTAGACTGGCCTGTCTTTATAATTAGTGGAGGGGCTTTAATTCTGTTCGTTATTTTTGCTCTTATTAATATTACATGGATTGAAAATTTTGTTAATCAAACGTTCGCTTGGTCAGCTAAATACTTCGGAGGATTCTGGCAGCTGCTAATGCTTGCCACCTTCCTGGTAGGGATTTGGCTTGCTTTCTCCAAGTATGGAAAAATCAGAATGGGAAATTTGGAAAAACCGGAGCTCAGCCTGTATAAGTGGCTGTCTATTATTATGGCCACACTGCTGGCCGGCGGTGGTGTGTTCTGGGCTGCAGGAGAGCCAATGTACCACTTCCTTACTGTTCCACCATACCTTTCTCACAGAGGAATCGAAGCAGGAACAGCAGCTGCTGTAAACCCTGCCTTAGCTCAAAGCTTTATGCACTGGGGATTTTTAGCCTGGGCGATCCTCGGAACCATTAGTGCGGTAATTATGATGTATGGGCATTATCAAAAAGGAATGCCGTTAAAGCCACGTACACTTCTCTACCCGATTTTTGGTGAAAAGCTGCGTAACAGCTGGCTTGGTACATTGGTAGATGCTTTTTGTATAATTGCGGTTGCTGCAGGTACCATTGGGCCGATCGGTTTTCTTGGACTTCAGGCAAGTTACGGATTACAGGAGTTAATGGGGATTCCAGATACGTTCAGCACCCAGTTTTCCATCATTTTTGCTGTCGTCCTGATTTCTACGGTTTCCGCAATTTCTGGTCTATATAAAGGAATTCAGCTGTTGAGCAGTTTCAATGTTCGCTTAGCTATAGGATTAATGGTGTTTATCTTGATTGTCGGTCCAGGAGGATTTATCGTTAACCATTTCATATCTTCCTTTGGTTTATATGTAGATCAATTTATTCCGATGAGTACGTACCGTGGAGATGCAGACTGGCTTTCATTATGGACGGTCTTCTTCTGGGGATGGTTCATTGGATATGGTCCGATGATGGCTATTTTAGTAAGCCGCATTTCCCGCGGAAGAACGATACGCGAAATTATTGTCGCAGTATCCATCTTTGCACCAGTTATTTCTGCCTTCTGGTTCACAATTCTCGGAGGTTCCGGAATTTTCTTCGAATTGCAGAACCCAGGGTCGGTATCAGAGGCATTAAATGCAGCAGGTAATCATGCGGCTATGTTTGCGATTACGGAACAGTTCCCTCTGGCTTCCATTATCTCGCCGTTGTTCTTAGTGCTGACGGTTTTATTTGTTGTAACTACAAGTGACTCTATGTCTTATACAATCGCTATGGCAGTCATAGGCGAAGGAAATCCGAAAAAATGGCTGCGCATTTTCTGGTCAGTGATTATGGGGTCGATTGCCGCAATTCTTCTTGTTACGGGAGACAGCGGAATTACCCAGCTGCAGAACTTTATCGTCGTAACGGCTGTGCCGGTATCCCTGATCTTACTTCCTACGATCTGGCTGGCTCCCCGCGTGGCAAAACAAATGTGGACGGAACAGTATAAAAAATAA